The Patescibacteria group bacterium nucleotide sequence GCAGTATAAGCATCGGTATTGAGTCAGGCGACGAAGAATACCGTAAAAAATACCTCAACCGATACATGCTGAATGAGCACATTATCACCGCCTTTGCTTTGGCAAAAAAACATGGCTTGGAAACATCGTCATTCAATATGGTTGGTATGCCTCATGAAACAGAAGCTAGCGTGCTCAAAACCATCGAACTAAACCGCATCATCCAACCGACCGATGTCCAGGTATCGATCTATTACCCCTTCCCAGGCACGCCATTGGGCGACCTATCCTATCGCGAAGGTTTTGTGACAAAAAAACAATCTTTCAACTTCATAAATAAATCAGTGCTAAAACTACCCGATCTGACCCAGTCGCAAATTATTCACTTTGCCAAGACATTTCAATATGAGGTGTTTAAGAAAACCGACTACCGTAAAGCCGTCTATCTTCTGCTCCGGCGCTGGTTTATTTTTTCGCCAGTCTATCAAACTTACAAACGGATACAGGGTTACTTTGTAACAAATGCCTGATACGAACCCAACGGTTTCGGTAATTATGTCCGTTTACAACACCGAATGTTACATTTCGGAGGCGATCCTATCTATTTTGAACCAGTCACTGACTGATTTTGAATTCATTATCGTTAACGATGGATCAACCGACAACACCCAAACCATACTAAATAAATTCCAGAAACAAGATAGCCGTATTACAGTTATTTGGAATGAAACTAATCTTGGACTCATTAAATCTTTAAACAAGGCGCTTGATACTGCAACAGGAAAATATATTGCACGCATGGACGCAGACGATATTTCCCTGCCCCATCGACTAGCCATCCAGACAGAATTTCTAAGATCGCACAGTGATATATTTCTTGTCGGCACCGCTACAACCATTATTGATGAGCGCGGTCAAGTATTGGGCACAACTCGTGTAACTACCAAACCGGATGCTATTTGCGCAAAGCTGGAGAAATCAAATTGCTTGTCCCATCCGTCAATAATGTTTTTATCCGAACCATTCATCCGATACCGCGACAAAGCTTTACACTGTGAGGATTATGACTTATATCTCCGCCTACTGCTGGCTGGAAAGAAATTGGCCAACTTATCGGAACCGTTAATCAAGTATCGTTTTATTAAACAATCTATTTCTTTTTCTAATTCTTTTTACGCTCACAAATTTGCCCTGAAGATGCGGCATTTTTATTTTCAATGTAAATCGACCGGATGGAGTGATTACGATAACTTTAATCCAAAAACCATCCTCGAATTAAAACCGCCCAAGTTTAGCGAGCGCCTAGCGGATGAACGCTATATCAACCTACTGTATGAACTACACAACCGGGGTTTGTTGAAGAAATACGCGGCCAAATATTTGTCACAGCATGGCTTTTTCAATAAAGTGGCTATCTACTACCTGATCGCCTGCCTGCCGCAGCGCATTATTCGACTGATGGAGAAATTACACAACCGCTAGTATGACGCAACTGTCAGACACAAATCTCGCCTTATTTCTGGATAATGGAACTAGCCTCGAACGCTGGGATCAGGTTGGCATCCTAAGTCGCGAGCTAGCCATCTATAATCGAATGGCCAGCAGTTTTAGGCGCATCTATATATTCACCTACGGCACGAAACAAGATTTGTCATATCAACACGCCGTTGAAAAAAACATTGTCATTATCCCAAAAGCTATTCGGCTCTATGATTATCTATACGAGATTGCCATCCCCTTCCGCCACCGCCGGATACTAGCTCAATGCGGGATACTAAAAACCAATCAGTGCTCCGGCTCGCTGGCGGCAATTATTACCAAATGGCTGTATCACAACAAATGCGTGGCGCGTTTCGGATTTGTCGGTTCATCCGTAGTAAAACGGCTCCACCGCCCGCTCCACTATCGCTGGTATATTGGTTTGTCTGAGTACCTGTCCTGTCGTTTTGCCGATCGTATTTTTATGCCAATGAAGAACAATGTCGACCATTTGCGTACACGCTATGCTTTTGCCAAAGACAAAATAGTTCAAATGAACAACGCCATCGATACTGATCTCTTTTCGCCTCAGCCGACTGAGAAAAAATATGATATCATATATGTAGCTCATTTAAATGACAATAAAAATCATCGAGCCATCCTTGAAGCTATTTCCGGGCTTACTGTTTCGGTGTGTTTCATTGGCCGAGGACCGCAAGAGCATTCCTTGAAAGAATTCGCCGCCCAGCAACACATATCGCTGGACATTATCGCGCAGGTTCCAAATCAGGATTTACCGAAATATTTTAACGCGTCCCGTTTGTGCGTGTTCCCGTCATTGCACGAGGGCAATCCTAAATCTTTACTGGAAGCCATGAGTTGCGCCCTGCCAGTGATTGGCTTTGACGTAACCGGTGTACATGACTTGATCATATCCGGTAAAACCGGCCTCCTTTCCCAAAACACTGTGTCGTCATTACGAAGCAATATCGAAATATTATTACAGGATAAAGCGCGACAAGCTGAGTTGGGCAAAAAAGCGCGTGCGTATATAATGGAATATTTTTCCTTGACCAACATCGCTCAAAAGGAGCTGGCAATTTATCAGCAACTACTAAATCATGATCATTAATTCCATTGGCAAATTCAAGCCTACGCGCCGCTGGCTGATTCGTACCAGCATCAAACTGCACAATCTGTCGTTAATGCTGATTAATTCTTTTGTGGTCGCAGACAATCACGGCATTCACCCCAAACACAGCTTGATGAAGTATCACAAATTCTTTACTGACCACATTCAATCAGATTCGGTCGTGCTCGATATCGGCTGTGGCATCGGAATCGTTGCGGCCGATGTAGCCAAAAAGGCCAAACGAGTCGTGGCGGTCGATCTCAATCCGGATAGCATTGCTTTTGCTAAAAAACATTATTTAGCGCCGAATATCGATTTTCGCTTGGCAGACGCGACTCGGGAAAAGTTTCAAGAGCAGTTTGATTACGTGATACTTTCTAACGTTCTGGAGCATATCACGGATCGGGCAGCTTTCTTGAATGACATTCGTCAGCTGGCTCCGACCCTATTGATTCGCGTTCCCATGATCAACCGGGACTGGCTGCCGCTGTACCAGCAGAGCTTAGGACTATTCCCCTACTCTGAC carries:
- a CDS encoding glycosyltransferase family 4 protein yields the protein MTQLSDTNLALFLDNGTSLERWDQVGILSRELAIYNRMASSFRRIYIFTYGTKQDLSYQHAVEKNIVIIPKAIRLYDYLYEIAIPFRHRRILAQCGILKTNQCSGSLAAIITKWLYHNKCVARFGFVGSSVVKRLHRPLHYRWYIGLSEYLSCRFADRIFMPMKNNVDHLRTRYAFAKDKIVQMNNAIDTDLFSPQPTEKKYDIIYVAHLNDNKNHRAILEAISGLTVSVCFIGRGPQEHSLKEFAAQQHISLDIIAQVPNQDLPKYFNASRLCVFPSLHEGNPKSLLEAMSCALPVIGFDVTGVHDLIISGKTGLLSQNTVSSLRSNIEILLQDKARQAELGKKARAYIMEYFSLTNIAQKELAIYQQLLNHDH
- a CDS encoding glycosyltransferase family 2 protein, producing the protein MPDTNPTVSVIMSVYNTECYISEAILSILNQSLTDFEFIIVNDGSTDNTQTILNKFQKQDSRITVIWNETNLGLIKSLNKALDTATGKYIARMDADDISLPHRLAIQTEFLRSHSDIFLVGTATTIIDERGQVLGTTRVTTKPDAICAKLEKSNCLSHPSIMFLSEPFIRYRDKALHCEDYDLYLRLLLAGKKLANLSEPLIKYRFIKQSISFSNSFYAHKFALKMRHFYFQCKSTGWSDYDNFNPKTILELKPPKFSERLADERYINLLYELHNRGLLKKYAAKYLSQHGFFNKVAIYYLIACLPQRIIRLMEKLHNR
- a CDS encoding class I SAM-dependent methyltransferase, which encodes MIINSIGKFKPTRRWLIRTSIKLHNLSLMLINSFVVADNHGIHPKHSLMKYHKFFTDHIQSDSVVLDIGCGIGIVAADVAKKAKRVVAVDLNPDSIAFAKKHYLAPNIDFRLADATREKFQEQFDYVILSNVLEHITDRAAFLNDIRQLAPTLLIRVPMINRDWLPLYQQSLGLFPYSDKDHRTEYTFESFQNELNQAHLRIVESTIQFGEIWSVVVSL